The following are encoded in a window of Chryseobacterium sp. genomic DNA:
- a CDS encoding Lrp/AsnC family transcriptional regulator produces the protein MKNATNIGYLLDAIDKKIIHMLMDNAKTSLAHIAKNVGISTTAVHQRIKKLEQAGVIENSISFLNARKIGYKVVAYIGVFLEQPNQYPDVVKALKEVNEVVEAHYTTGNYTVFLKVLCKDNDHLMEILNKLQKLKGVTRTETFISLEQSIGRQLKV, from the coding sequence ATGAAAAACGCAACTAATATTGGCTATCTGCTGGATGCTATTGACAAGAAAATAATTCATATGCTTATGGATAATGCCAAAACATCTCTTGCGCATATCGCCAAAAATGTAGGCATATCTACTACGGCTGTTCATCAGCGTATTAAGAAACTGGAACAGGCGGGCGTGATTGAAAACTCAATCTCCTTCCTGAATGCACGTAAAATAGGTTACAAAGTGGTAGCATATATCGGTGTTTTCCTGGAGCAGCCCAACCAGTATCCGGATGTGGTAAAAGCGCTGAAAGAAGTTAATGAGGTTGTGGAAGCTCATTACACCACCGGAAACTATACCGTCTTCCTGAAGGTCCTGTGCAAGGACAATGATCACCTGATGGAGATACTGAACAAACTTCAAAAACTGAAAGGCGTTACCAGAACGGAGACTTTCATTTCGCTGGAACAGAGCATCGGCCGACAGCTCAAAGTGTGA